One Deinococcus aestuarii DNA segment encodes these proteins:
- a CDS encoding glycoside hydrolase family 3 protein, translating into MTSLQPGALVMVDIPGPTLDADTAAHLRRHGIRSVCLFGKNVQDPGQLRQLCADLRDLMGQDALIALDHEGGAILRPTFWPFAPSAMSLGAADDAALTEDVNAALARQLRSVGVNWNFAPVLDVNVNPANPVIGERAYGADPVLVARQGAAALRGHARERVAGCVKHFPGHGDTHLDSHLALPRVRKSRAELDAVEFVPFRACLSAAPAVMTAHIVYDALDPEHPATLSRAVLTDLLRGEWGYPGVTVTDSMGMQAIDANYGRGEAAVLALRAGADLVMALGRREAQEATLAAIGDALRGALDRGEVEASLERLRTLAAAHPAEADPTLDPQDDASLFADAWARGLTVHRAPVPPQPGTRVRLVAQRKVTRENVSEASVDAGTLAHDLGAVYDVDLLAYDDPAQLDWEAIRAPGLPVILATAARHRSAALIRARPDLHLALYNPSAVLDVPAPAALTYGFRPEARAALVAWLRGEAGAPGRLPFSDEG; encoded by the coding sequence GTGACCTCTCTCCAACCCGGCGCGCTGGTGATGGTGGACATCCCCGGCCCCACCCTCGACGCGGACACGGCGGCCCACCTGCGGCGGCACGGCATCCGCAGCGTGTGCCTCTTCGGCAAGAATGTGCAGGACCCGGGGCAACTCCGCCAACTCTGCGCCGACCTGCGCGACCTGATGGGCCAGGACGCCCTGATCGCCCTCGATCACGAGGGGGGCGCCATCCTCCGCCCGACCTTCTGGCCCTTCGCTCCCTCCGCCATGAGTCTGGGTGCGGCGGACGACGCGGCGCTCACCGAGGACGTGAACGCGGCGCTGGCCCGGCAACTGCGCTCCGTCGGTGTGAACTGGAACTTTGCCCCCGTCCTCGACGTGAACGTGAATCCGGCCAACCCGGTGATCGGCGAGCGGGCGTACGGCGCGGACCCCGTGCTCGTCGCCCGGCAGGGGGCGGCGGCGTTGCGGGGGCACGCGCGCGAACGGGTTGCGGGCTGCGTCAAGCATTTCCCCGGACACGGCGACACGCACCTCGACAGCCACCTCGCCCTGCCCCGTGTGAGGAAATCCCGCGCCGAGCTGGACGCGGTGGAGTTCGTCCCCTTCCGTGCCTGCCTCTCCGCCGCCCCCGCCGTGATGACCGCCCACATCGTCTACGACGCGCTCGACCCGGAGCACCCGGCCACCCTCTCCCGCGCGGTCCTCACCGACCTGCTCAGGGGGGAGTGGGGCTACCCGGGCGTGACCGTCACCGACAGCATGGGGATGCAGGCCATCGACGCGAATTACGGGCGCGGGGAAGCGGCGGTGCTGGCCCTCCGCGCCGGGGCCGACCTCGTGATGGCGCTGGGGAGGCGGGAAGCGCAGGAGGCGACCCTGGCCGCCATCGGGGACGCGCTGAGGGGTGCGCTCGACCGGGGTGAGGTGGAGGCGAGCCTGGAGCGGCTGCGCACCCTGGCCGCCGCCCACCCCGCCGAGGCGGACCCGACCCTGGATCCCCAGGACGACGCCTCCCTCTTCGCGGACGCCTGGGCACGCGGCCTGACGGTCCACCGCGCTCCAGTCCCGCCCCAACCCGGCACCCGTGTCCGCCTCGTCGCCCAGCGCAAGGTGACCCGCGAGAACGTCAGCGAGGCGAGCGTGGACGCGGGGACGCTGGCCCACGACCTCGGCGCCGTCTACGACGTGGACCTCCTCGCCTACGACGACCCGGCGCAACTCGACTGGGAGGCGATCCGCGCCCCCGGCCTCCCCGTGATCCTCGCCACGGCGGCCCGGCACCGCTCGGCGGCCCTCATCCGCGCCCGGCCCGACCTCCACCTCGCCCTCTACAACCCCTCTGCGGTGCTCGACGTGCCCGCCCCCGCCGCCCTGACCTACGGCTTCCGCCCCGAGGCCCGCGCCGCCCTGGTCGCCTGGCTGCGCGGGGAAGCGGGGGCACCGGGCCGACTGCCCTTCAGCGACGAGGGGTAA
- a CDS encoding N-acetylmannosamine-6-phosphate 2-epimerase has product MHPILAKLRSQLIVSVQADEGSPLREVSIIVALSRAALLGGASALRLRSGEDIRAVRAMLEAEGKNVPIIGLTKNNHPGTDVYITATPDEVREVAEAGADVVAFDGTDLPRPSTVAQLVEVTHAAGVLAMADISTLEEARAAYAAGADIVGTTMSGYTPHSPRQPGPDFALMDALHAEGLPFIAEGRLNTPELAAEALRRGAHAVVVGSAITRPDHVTRWFAQAVRGV; this is encoded by the coding sequence ATGCATCCCATCCTGGCGAAGTTGCGGAGCCAACTGATCGTGAGCGTGCAGGCGGACGAGGGAAGCCCGCTGCGGGAAGTCAGCATCATCGTGGCCCTGAGTCGGGCAGCCCTGCTCGGCGGCGCCTCGGCCCTGCGGCTGCGCAGCGGCGAGGACATCCGGGCGGTGCGGGCCATGCTGGAGGCGGAGGGAAAGAACGTCCCCATCATCGGCCTGACGAAGAACAATCACCCGGGCACGGACGTTTACATCACCGCCACGCCGGACGAGGTGCGGGAGGTCGCTGAGGCGGGCGCGGACGTGGTGGCCTTCGACGGAACGGACCTGCCCCGGCCCTCCACGGTGGCCCAACTTGTCGAGGTGACGCACGCGGCGGGCGTACTGGCGATGGCGGACATCAGCACGCTGGAGGAGGCGCGGGCGGCCTACGCGGCGGGCGCGGACATCGTGGGCACGACCATGAGCGGGTACACACCGCATAGCCCGAGGCAGCCGGGCCCCGACTTCGCCCTGATGGACGCCCTGCACGCCGAGGGCCTCCCCTTCATCGCCGAGGGGCGACTGAACACGCCCGAACTGGCGGCGGAGGCGCTGCGGCGCGGGGCGCACGCGGTCGTGGTGGGGAGCGCGATCACCCGACCGGACCACGTGACGCGCTGGTTTGCCCAGGCGGTGCGGGGGGTGTAG
- a CDS encoding NAD(P)-dependent oxidoreductase, with translation MTRTAAFLGLGAMGGPMAAHVVRHRQAQGGRALVWNRTRSKAEAHAAEFGGEAVDLAGVAGADVIFTCLPTSAEVDGVMDALIGDLREGATWVDCTSGHPEAARRQSARLSERGVAFLDAPVSGGPWGAEAGKLTVMVGGDAGVLERVRGDLAFAGRVVHMGEVGAGFAVKAVNNTLMAVNMWAAGEGLAALARTGVDLRAALDVINASSGRSYPTESLIGQRVLTREFPVTFTLGLLAKDTGIAADVVREAGASAPVLTQTAALVRAAATTVGAGADYSAMLRLVEQMNGRELR, from the coding sequence ATGACCAGAACAGCCGCATTTCTCGGCCTGGGCGCGATGGGCGGGCCGATGGCCGCGCACGTCGTCCGGCATAGGCAGGCACAGGGCGGGCGGGCCCTCGTGTGGAACCGCACCCGCTCGAAGGCAGAGGCGCACGCCGCCGAATTCGGGGGCGAGGCGGTGGACCTCGCCGGGGTGGCCGGGGCCGACGTGATCTTCACCTGCCTCCCCACAAGCGCCGAGGTGGACGGGGTGATGGACGCGCTGATCGGCGATTTGCGGGAGGGCGCGACCTGGGTGGACTGCACGAGCGGGCACCCGGAAGCGGCCAGGCGGCAATCGGCGCGGCTCTCGGAACGGGGCGTCGCCTTTCTCGACGCGCCCGTGAGCGGCGGGCCGTGGGGCGCCGAGGCGGGGAAGCTCACCGTGATGGTGGGCGGGGACGCGGGGGTGCTGGAGCGGGTGCGGGGGGACCTCGCTTTCGCGGGGCGGGTGGTGCACATGGGAGAGGTGGGGGCGGGCTTCGCGGTGAAGGCGGTGAACAACACCCTGATGGCGGTGAACATGTGGGCGGCGGGCGAGGGGCTGGCGGCGCTGGCGCGCACGGGGGTGGATCTGCGCGCGGCGCTCGACGTGATCAACGCGAGCAGCGGGCGCAGCTACCCCACCGAGAGCCTGATCGGGCAGCGGGTGCTGACCCGCGAGTTTCCCGTGACCTTCACGCTCGGGCTGCTCGCCAAGGACACCGGCATCGCCGCCGACGTGGTGCGGGAGGCGGGGGCGAGCGCGCCGGTGCTGACGCAGACGGCGGCTCTCGTCCGCGCCGCCGCCACGACCGTCGGTGCGGGAGCGGACTACAGCGCCATGCTGCGGCTGGTCGAGCAGATGAACGGCCGGGAGCTGCGGTGA
- a CDS encoding ABC transporter substrate-binding protein, whose amino-acid sequence MKKFLVTAALLALGSASAQKTQMEFWTIALAPLFNDEMNRLVAQFEKENPNVDLKWVDVPSSAIEQKLLASIASGRPPAAVNLSSDMVVKMVDQGALEPLTLTDAQRKLYFPSPLNTFSYDGKVMGVPWYWSPKVVAYNVDIFRKAGLDPNNPPRTIQTLITAARQIKDKTGMYGFVPNINNLNLLYLFQEAGLPVFDKSGGKAVFNSPQHVQLLQTYVDLYKKGYIPEDTMRRGFTAATELYSSGKLGMLITGPQFILRVANDNKSVYDVTKVAPYPINIAGNVIHTPLMGFSVPKGARDKTLAQKLALFLTNDVNQLAFSKVTKTTFPSTVKASTDRFFKQGGQNATDQGRLVASTELKKARDLTLVYPDAGKLNKVFKDNVEAAMTGQKGAKQALDDIVKAWNASL is encoded by the coding sequence ATGAAGAAGTTCCTCGTGACCGCCGCCCTCTTGGCCCTCGGCAGTGCCAGCGCGCAGAAGACGCAGATGGAGTTCTGGACGATTGCGCTCGCGCCCCTCTTCAACGATGAGATGAACCGTCTGGTCGCCCAGTTCGAGAAGGAAAACCCGAACGTGGACCTGAAGTGGGTGGACGTGCCCTCCTCGGCCATCGAGCAGAAACTTCTGGCCTCCATCGCCTCGGGCCGCCCGCCCGCCGCCGTGAACCTCTCCAGCGACATGGTGGTGAAGATGGTGGACCAGGGCGCGCTGGAGCCGCTGACGCTGACGGACGCGCAGAGGAAGCTCTACTTCCCCAGCCCGCTGAATACCTTCTCGTACGACGGCAAGGTGATGGGCGTGCCGTGGTACTGGTCGCCGAAGGTCGTGGCGTACAACGTGGACATCTTCCGCAAGGCGGGCCTCGATCCCAACAACCCGCCCCGTACCATCCAGACGCTGATCACCGCCGCCCGGCAGATCAAGGACAAGACGGGCATGTACGGCTTCGTGCCCAACATCAACAACCTCAACCTGCTGTACCTCTTCCAGGAGGCGGGGCTGCCCGTGTTCGACAAGTCGGGCGGCAAGGCGGTGTTCAACTCGCCGCAGCACGTCCAGCTCCTCCAGACGTACGTGGACCTGTACAAGAAGGGTTATATCCCCGAAGACACCATGCGCCGGGGCTTTACCGCCGCGACCGAGCTGTACTCCAGCGGCAAGCTGGGAATGCTGATCACCGGGCCGCAGTTCATCCTGCGGGTAGCGAACGACAATAAGTCGGTGTATGACGTGACGAAGGTGGCGCCCTACCCCATCAACATCGCGGGGAACGTCATCCACACGCCTCTGATGGGCTTTTCGGTGCCCAAGGGCGCGCGCGACAAGACGCTGGCGCAGAAGCTGGCGCTCTTCCTGACGAACGACGTGAACCAGCTCGCCTTCTCCAAGGTCACGAAGACGACCTTCCCCAGCACCGTGAAGGCGAGCACGGACCGGTTCTTCAAGCAGGGCGGGCAGAACGCCACCGACCAGGGCCGACTCGTCGCCAGCACCGAGCTGAAAAAGGCCCGGGACCTGACCCTCGTGTACCCCGACGCGGGCAAGCTCAACAAGGTCTTCAAGGACAACGTGGAGGCGGCGATGACCGGCCAGAAGGGCGCCAAGCAGGCCCTCGACGACATCGTGAAGGCGTGGAACGCGAGCCTGTAA
- a CDS encoding DegV family protein, producing the protein MKPLFAVATDGGLDAFAGLRNDVPVAPFSVNFGSATYRMNEITREELFRELQTNPVHPTSSQPTPQDWAAAYRAAGERGEGAVLPVLALTISAGLSGSRNAAEQAQAVVPDVPVTIHDTRTLSAAQAFQVHAAATASERGETLETALGWVRRTYEETELYFTIETLEYLRRGGRIGRVQATLGGLLNLKPVITVERETGAYTNVGRARSYKGAIEAVADQVTRRHGEGTPLRLGLLYGSVREDADALLEVIGRRHPVVWSGFAGVNPVLNVHTGPRALGVAAAPGAWVWER; encoded by the coding sequence GTGAAGCCCCTCTTCGCCGTCGCCACCGACGGCGGGTTGGACGCGTTCGCGGGGTTGCGAAACGACGTGCCCGTCGCGCCCTTCAGCGTGAACTTCGGCAGTGCGACCTACCGGATGAACGAGATCACCCGTGAGGAGCTGTTCCGCGAACTCCAGACCAACCCGGTCCACCCCACGAGCAGCCAGCCCACCCCGCAGGACTGGGCGGCGGCCTACCGCGCGGCGGGGGAGCGGGGGGAGGGGGCGGTCCTGCCGGTGCTCGCCCTCACGATCAGCGCCGGGCTCTCGGGCAGCCGCAACGCCGCCGAGCAGGCGCAGGCGGTCGTGCCGGACGTGCCGGTCACCATCCACGACACCCGGACGCTGAGCGCGGCGCAGGCCTTCCAGGTCCACGCCGCCGCCACCGCGAGCGAGCGCGGGGAGACGCTGGAGACGGCGCTGGGCTGGGTGCGGCGCACGTACGAGGAGACCGAACTGTACTTCACCATCGAGACGCTGGAGTACCTGCGCCGGGGTGGGCGGATCGGGCGGGTGCAGGCGACCCTCGGAGGGCTGCTGAACCTCAAGCCGGTGATCACGGTGGAGCGGGAGACGGGCGCCTACACGAACGTGGGCCGCGCCCGCAGCTACAAGGGGGCCATCGAGGCGGTCGCCGATCAGGTCACCCGGCGCCACGGCGAGGGCACGCCCCTGCGCCTGGGTCTGCTGTACGGCAGCGTGCGGGAGGATGCGGACGCGCTGCTGGAGGTGATAGGGCGGCGGCATCCGGTCGTCTGGTCGGGCTTCGCGGGCGTGAATCCGGTGCTCAACGTCCACACCGGGCCGCGGGCACTGGGGGTGGCGGCGGCGCCGGGGGCGTGGGTGTGGGAGCGGTGA
- a CDS encoding AEC family transporter: protein MFAALLNVVLPVVLVAGVGAVLARRFPLSQDTLGKVSLNALTPALALSSLLGTTVTAQAGLRLAAAYFALALLGVLVAFLAARGVPGPTRRAVMASVAIGNNGNFGLPIALFALGQPGLDQAVVIFLCSVVLTFTLGPLLYGSSGGARAGLTAVLRLPVVWCIAAALLVRLLDVPLPLGLRRGIDLLGQAALPMVLLSLGIQLGQAARVALTRPVLTATLLRVLAMPALALGLGLLLGLRGLNLQGLVLASAMPTAVNAFLLAREYGADADTVASAVALSTLASVATAALVVTLLPGIGRLG from the coding sequence GTGTTCGCGGCCCTCCTCAACGTCGTGCTGCCCGTCGTGCTCGTCGCGGGGGTGGGGGCCGTGCTCGCCCGGCGCTTTCCCCTCAGCCAGGACACCCTCGGCAAGGTCAGCCTCAACGCCCTGACGCCCGCCCTGGCCCTGAGCAGCCTGCTCGGCACGACGGTCACGGCCCAGGCGGGACTCCGGCTCGCCGCCGCATACTTCGCGCTCGCGCTGCTCGGCGTGCTCGTCGCCTTTCTCGCCGCCCGGGGCGTGCCGGGCCCCACCCGCCGCGCCGTCATGGCGAGCGTCGCCATCGGCAACAACGGCAACTTCGGCCTGCCCATCGCCCTGTTCGCCCTGGGGCAGCCGGGGCTCGACCAGGCGGTCGTGATCTTCCTGTGCTCGGTGGTGCTGACCTTCACCCTCGGGCCGCTGCTATACGGCTCGTCGGGCGGGGCGAGGGCCGGGCTCACCGCCGTCTTGCGCCTCCCCGTCGTGTGGTGCATCGCCGCCGCGCTGCTCGTCCGCCTCCTCGACGTGCCGCTGCCGCTGGGCCTGAGACGGGGCATCGACCTCCTCGGTCAGGCCGCCCTGCCGATGGTGCTGCTCTCGCTCGGCATCCAGCTCGGGCAGGCGGCGCGGGTGGCGCTGACCCGGCCCGTCCTCACCGCCACCCTGCTGCGGGTCCTCGCCATGCCCGCCCTCGCGCTCGGGCTGGGGCTGCTCCTCGGCCTGCGCGGGCTGAATCTCCAGGGCCTCGTGCTGGCCTCCGCCATGCCCACCGCCGTCAACGCCTTCCTCCTCGCCCGCGAGTACGGCGCGGACGCGGATACGGTGGCGAGTGCCGTCGCCCTGAGCACCCTCGCCAGCGTGGCGACGGCGGCCCTGGTGGTGACGCTGCTGCCGGGCATCGGGCGGCTGGGGTGA
- a CDS encoding HEAT repeat domain-containing protein, producing the protein MRGTISSHIVPFLCAQHTIFAPLAPGPKRRILVELTSHRNPVLSSNALHALLSVNQQLAFGVLEGQLEHYDSNIRWGACHVLAKYGTERSVRHVIEVFLNDPDANVRHVAAYTLGCLGSRRAIPALRHGLLHDSGTDHEGHPIAQIAADALEHLEGKE; encoded by the coding sequence ATGAGGGGGACGATATCTAGCCATATCGTTCCCTTTTTATGCGCTCAGCACACTATTTTTGCCCCACTAGCTCCAGGCCCTAAACGGCGTATCTTAGTTGAATTGACCTCGCACCGTAACCCTGTACTCTCGTCCAATGCTCTTCATGCACTCCTCTCCGTAAACCAGCAACTGGCATTTGGCGTCCTCGAAGGACAACTAGAGCACTACGACAGTAATATAAGGTGGGGGGCCTGCCATGTGCTGGCTAAATACGGGACTGAACGCTCAGTCCGTCATGTGATAGAAGTTTTTTTGAACGACCCAGACGCCAATGTTCGTCACGTGGCAGCATACACACTCGGTTGCTTGGGAAGCCGCAGAGCCATTCCGGCCTTACGTCATGGTCTTCTTCACGATTCGGGTACAGACCACGAAGGCCACCCCATAGCCCAGATAGCAGCCGATGCTCTGGAGCACCTCGAAGGCAAAGAGTGA